One genomic window of Amphiura filiformis chromosome 3, Afil_fr2py, whole genome shotgun sequence includes the following:
- the LOC140147790 gene encoding LOW QUALITY PROTEIN: uncharacterized protein (The sequence of the model RefSeq protein was modified relative to this genomic sequence to represent the inferred CDS: inserted 2 bases in 1 codon; deleted 1 base in 1 codon), giving the protein MEVGLANRLHTGNVYRRSTPVVNKTAGLLAQGPEPPDPTISQLTLFILWIIALSIWVFRMVNVRSPLSFSAVGTEEKDVESDEVSEKDNRDQHSSTHPIQRKDGSKGSASDAENENYKENEEHKTPNGDVAESTKVISKSISQIETKFSKEPPATGDSNKPTQFSKVQPPPTLDNFLKYSALLGLIMMFYYVCDYYHQWPRGEREYSRDTFGFMCVMLVAVAAVFTIKTTPDKLINRDQTEEWKGWMQVGFVWYHYFAAKETYNYIRLFIACYVWMTGFGNFSFFWVRTDFSLWRMLKMFFRLNFLVTITMFTTNNQYMLYYICAMHTYWFFSVYFFMVIFQSWNENPLRMTIKFACYFVANLIIFDTPARDVIFKPLWLILSYDDSMHEWVFRAGLDHYAALIGMICAYHYPNYERFMNYLDKRHLNRHDYLLTLGIKLFTSGLFLAAVIIWFRHLMWRDKYDYNVYHPYAXWVPILAYIYFRNLFPILRTHYLDLFAWLGKITLETYISQLHIYMQDGAKALIVYIPGYPLLNFALASVIYLLASYWLFHITMTFSAFLIPKDHKKLGVNIVVGVVIIGVCVCLAVVVREIGVL; this is encoded by the exons ATGGAAGTTGGGCTAGCTAATCGCTTGCACACAGGCAATGTATATAGAAGAAGTACTCCTGTAGTCAACAAGACGGCAGGATTGCTGGCTCAAGGACCTGAACCTCCTGACCCAACCATATCTCAACTGACTCTCTTCATATTGTGGATCATTGCACTTTCTATATGGGTGTTCCGCATGGTCAACGTTAGAAGTCCATTGTCATTTAGTGCGGTTGGAACAGAGGAGAAAGATGTAGAGTCAGATGAGGTTTCAGAAAAGGACAACAGAGATCAGCACTCAAGTACTCATCCTATTCAGAGAAAAGATGGCTCAAAAGGCTCAGCTAGTGATGCGGAAAATGAAAATTACAAGGAAAATGAAGAACACAAAACACCCAATGGTGATGTAGCAGAGAGTACTAAAGTTATATCAAAAAGCATCAGTCAAATTGAAACAAAGTTTTCAAAGGAACCTCCTGCTACTGGCGATAGCAACAAACCAACTCAATTCTCTAAAGTACAACCGCCACCAACTCTGGACAACTTTTTGAAGTATTCTGCCTTGTTAGGTTTAATCATGATGTTTTACTATGTGTGTGATTACTACCATCAGTGGCCTAGAGGAGAGAGGGAATATTCAAGGGATACATTTGGGTTTATGTGTGTTATGTTAGTAGCAGTAGCTGCCGTGTTTACCATCAAGACAACGCCGGATAAGCTTATCAACAG GGACCAGACTGAGGAGTGGAAAGGCTGGATGCAAGTTGGTTTTGTGTGGTATCACTACTTTGCTGCCAAGGAAACTTACAATTACATCCGACTCTTTATTGCTTGCTATGTCTGGATGACTGGCTTTG GTAACTTTTCATTCTTCTGGGTT CGCACAGATTTCTCTCTATGGCGCATGCTCAAGATGTTCTTTCGTCTCAACTTCCTTGTCACAATCACCATGTTTACTACCAACAACCAGTATATGCTATACTACATATGTGCAATGCACACCTATTGGTTTTTCTCTGTGTATTTCTTCATGGTAATCTTCCAATCTTGGAACGAGAATCCATTACGCATGACCATCAAGTTTGCCTGCTACTTTGTGGCAAATCTCATCATCTTTGACACACCTGCGCGTGATGTCATCTTCAAGCCACTCTGGTTAATATTGTCATATGATGATTCAATGCATGAATGGGTGTTTAGAGCAGGCTTGGATCATTATGCTGCTTTGATTGGAATGATATGCGCATATCATTACCCAAATTATGAGCGTTTCATGAACTACCTGGATAAGCGTCATCTTAATCGTCATGATTATCTTCTAACTCTTGGAATCAAGTTATTTACATCGGGTTTGTTCCTAGCTGCAGTTATAATTTGGTTCCGCCACCTCATGTGGCGTGATAAATACGATTATAACGTTTACCACCCATACGC ATGGGTTCCTATTTTAGCGTATATATACTTTCGTAACTTATTTCCTATACTACGTACACATTATTTAGATCTTTTCGCGTGGTTGGGAAAAATCACCTTGGAAACCTATATATCACAATTGCATATTTACATGCAAGATGGTGCTAAAGCATTAATAGTTTACATTCCAGGGTATCCATTACTGAATTTTGCCTTAGCAAGCGTCATCTATTTATTGGCCTCATATTGGTTATTTCATATAACTATGACATTCAGTGCCTTCTTAATACCCAAGGATCACAAAAAACTTGGTGTGAATATAGTGGTAGGGGTAGTGATAATAGGTGTATGTGTATGTTTGGCTGTTGTGGTCAGGGAAATTGGTGTGTTATAA
- the LOC140149290 gene encoding sperm microtubule associated protein 2-like, producing MATAVKSRRIDVLSTPKQLPPGYREDRRSVYWVDKLPPIPGAEGTTQFVLTDWQDKLCGTKPVNAQWTGDRPTPIWKVSQAAQKAEASQRVVDLAGHKNCHRDYVPDRAVRTKVSDAAQTASCSARIEQLAKEKTFSALPVKESWEFDCYVWDPEISKSAKNARCSDRLDNLAEPKRYHRSFQVARPVMWSVDDSSLKAIASLRIQQLARPKSRSKYETFDPYKVSNGALHARPTPRVDELSAPIPRKVRQKKQTGGGSS from the exons ATGGCAACGGCTGTAAAAA GTCGGCGAATAGATGTCCTATCGACACCCAAACAACTCCCGCCTGGATACCGTGAGGATAG GAGGTCTGTTTACTGGGTAGATAAGTTACCCCCAATTCCCGGAGCAGAAGGAACAACACAATTTG TTTTAACAGATTGGCAAGACAAGTTATGTGGTACCAAACCTGTAAATGCACAGTGGACAGGTGACAG ACCAACACCAATATGGAAAGTGAGTCAAGCAGCACAAAAGGCTGAAGCATCTCAGCGTGTGGTGGATCTTGCTGGACATAAGAACTGTCATAGAGACTATGTTCCTGATAGAGCTGTACGCACCAAAGTCAGTGATGCAGCTCAAACCGCAAGTTGCTCAGCTAGAATAGAACAACTAGCCAAAGAAAAAACTTTTTCAGCTCTACCAGTTAAAGAGAGTTGGGAGTTTGACTGTTATGTATGGGACCCTGAGATATCCAAATCAGCAAAAAATGCACGCTGTTCTGATCGCTTGGATAATTTAGCAGAACCAAAACGTTACCATCGGTCTTTCCAAGTCGCCAGGCCTGTGATGTGGTCAGTTGATGACTCCTCATTGAAAGCTATTGCTTCACTACGTATTCAACAATTAGCAAGGCCAAAATCAAGATCTAAGTATgagacctttgacccctataaggTGTCTAATGGTGCCCTCCATGCACGACCTACTCCAAGAGTGGATGAACTATCTGCGCCTATTCCTCGCAAAGTTAGGCAGAAGAAACAGACTGGCGGTGGAAGTTCATGA